In Halorussus limi, a genomic segment contains:
- a CDS encoding methionine synthase, producing the protein MSQNRDQFRPPNHPNDHFLLTTVVGSYPKPKWLDRARDLHEDEDADFDDDAWNEAKDDAARLITDEHERAGLDVVVDGEMRRNEMVEFFAHRIEGYEFNGPVKVWGHNTFDKPSVVSEVEYDESWLVDEYEFTASVSERPVKVPITGPYTLANWSFNEAYDDTESLAHDLADLVNEEIEKLVEAGARYVQIDEPALATTPDDHAIVGDCLERIADGIPEDVRIGLHVCYGDYSRIYPEILDFPVDEFDLELANGDYEQLDVFKDPEFTADLALGVVDAHDADVETVPEIKENIQKGLEVVPPEQLTVSPDCGVKLLPRKVAYEKMANLVQAAREVERELDEGEIDVERSAVTADD; encoded by the coding sequence ATGAGCCAGAACCGAGACCAGTTCCGACCGCCGAATCACCCGAACGACCACTTCCTACTGACGACCGTCGTCGGTTCGTACCCCAAGCCGAAGTGGCTGGACAGGGCCCGGGACCTCCACGAGGACGAGGACGCGGACTTCGACGACGACGCGTGGAACGAGGCCAAGGACGACGCCGCGCGACTCATCACGGACGAACACGAGCGGGCCGGACTCGACGTGGTCGTGGACGGCGAGATGCGGCGCAACGAGATGGTGGAGTTCTTCGCTCACCGTATCGAGGGCTACGAGTTCAACGGTCCCGTGAAGGTGTGGGGCCACAACACCTTCGACAAGCCGTCGGTCGTCTCCGAGGTGGAGTACGACGAGTCGTGGCTCGTCGACGAGTACGAGTTCACCGCGAGCGTCTCGGAGCGACCGGTCAAGGTGCCCATCACCGGCCCGTACACGCTGGCGAACTGGAGTTTCAACGAGGCCTACGACGACACCGAGTCGCTGGCCCACGACCTCGCGGACCTCGTGAACGAGGAGATAGAGAAGTTGGTCGAGGCGGGTGCTCGCTACGTCCAGATAGACGAACCCGCGCTGGCGACGACGCCCGACGACCACGCCATCGTCGGCGACTGCCTCGAACGCATCGCGGACGGGATTCCCGAGGACGTGCGCATCGGGCTTCACGTCTGCTACGGCGACTACTCGCGCATCTACCCCGAGATTTTGGACTTCCCGGTGGACGAGTTCGACCTCGAACTCGCCAACGGCGACTACGAGCAACTCGACGTGTTCAAGGACCCCGAGTTCACCGCTGACCTCGCGCTCGGCGTGGTCGACGCCCACGACGCCGACGTGGAGACGGTTCCCGAAATCAAGGAGAACATCCAGAAGGGTCTCGAAGTCGTCCCGCCCGAGCAGTTGACCGTCAGTCCGGACTGCGGGGTGAAACTCCTCCCGCGAAAGGTGGCCTACGAGAAGATGGCGAATCTGGTACAGGCCGCCCGCGAGGTCGAACGGGAACTCGACGAGGGCGAAATCGACGTCGAGCGGTCGGCCGTGACCGCGGACGACTGA
- a CDS encoding 5-methyltetrahydropteroyltriglutamate--homocysteine methyltransferase — MTEYVATTPGVYPLPDWAKDDLADLKGHQKHDLVDGDEGEEVVAVYDEARQEVLDRQQAAGLDRVVEGQLRWDDMLAHPLAVHDAVETRGIVRYYDNNNFYREPVVTDELTFDGDIAGELEAASEFADDDSLQAVVPGPYSLADLATDEYYGDDADFLDAVADFLAGEVEAFPEVETLFVLEPSLVENAPGEGEDERASEAVDTVADAAPADTDVVVHTYWGALEEKVHAHLLDADFDALGYDFVSNPEDNLYNINEYGTKDSVAAGVVDGQNTLVEDAEAISERADWLEDNTPAADFETVYLTPNTELFYLPYSTFEEKLAALGEATDLAEVTA, encoded by the coding sequence ATGACCGAATACGTCGCAACGACGCCGGGAGTGTACCCGCTCCCGGACTGGGCCAAGGACGACTTGGCCGACCTGAAGGGCCACCAGAAACACGACCTCGTGGACGGCGACGAGGGCGAGGAGGTCGTCGCAGTCTACGACGAGGCGCGCCAAGAGGTACTCGACCGCCAGCAGGCCGCAGGACTCGACCGCGTGGTCGAAGGACAGCTCCGATGGGACGACATGCTCGCCCATCCGCTCGCGGTCCACGACGCCGTGGAGACCCGCGGCATCGTCCGGTACTACGACAACAACAACTTCTACCGGGAACCGGTCGTGACCGACGAGTTGACCTTCGACGGCGACATCGCCGGCGAGTTGGAGGCCGCGAGCGAGTTCGCGGACGACGACTCCCTGCAGGCGGTCGTCCCCGGCCCGTACTCGCTGGCCGACCTCGCCACCGACGAGTACTACGGCGACGACGCCGACTTCTTGGACGCGGTGGCCGACTTCCTCGCCGGAGAGGTCGAGGCGTTCCCCGAGGTCGAGACGCTGTTCGTCCTCGAACCGTCGCTGGTCGAGAACGCGCCCGGCGAGGGTGAAGACGAGCGTGCGAGCGAGGCGGTCGATACGGTCGCCGACGCCGCTCCGGCCGACACCGACGTGGTCGTCCACACCTACTGGGGCGCGCTCGAAGAGAAGGTCCACGCCCACCTGCTCGACGCCGACTTCGACGCGCTGGGCTACGACTTCGTCTCGAACCCCGAGGACAACCTCTACAACATCAACGAGTACGGCACCAAGGACTCCGTCGCGGCGGGAGTCGTGGACGGCCAGAACACGCTGGTCGAGGACGCGGAGGCCATCTCCGAGCGGGCCGACTGGTTGGAGGACAACACCCCGGCCGCCGACTTCGAGACGGTGTACCTGACGCCGAACACCGAACTGTTCTACCTGCCCTACTCGACGTTCGAGGAGAAACTCGCCGCGCTCGGCGAAGCGACCGACCTCGCGGAGGTGACAGCATGA
- a CDS encoding HemK2/MTQ2 family protein methyltransferase: protein MTDLADRRDAETEVYQPAEDSNLLAEAAIADLESHPADLALEVGTGSGYVAETVADETGARVLGSDLNPHACRQARERGVETVRADLLEPFRAGVFDAVLFNPPYLPTDPDDERDDWMEVALSGGEDGRKVIEPFLESVGRALAPDGVVYLLVSSLTGVDEVVELADDEGFSAVALRDESFPFETLTVLKLLR from the coding sequence GTGACCGACCTCGCCGACCGCCGGGACGCCGAGACCGAAGTGTACCAGCCAGCCGAGGACTCGAACCTGCTGGCCGAGGCCGCGATAGCCGACCTCGAATCCCACCCCGCCGACCTCGCGCTGGAGGTGGGCACCGGGTCGGGGTACGTCGCGGAGACGGTGGCCGACGAGACCGGCGCGCGCGTCCTCGGGTCGGACCTGAACCCTCACGCCTGCCGACAGGCCCGAGAGCGCGGGGTCGAGACGGTCCGGGCCGACCTGCTGGAACCGTTCCGGGCGGGCGTCTTCGACGCCGTTCTGTTCAACCCGCCCTACCTGCCGACCGACCCCGACGACGAGCGCGACGACTGGATGGAAGTCGCGCTCTCGGGCGGGGAAGACGGCCGGAAGGTCATCGAACCGTTCCTCGAATCGGTCGGGCGCGCGCTCGCGCCCGACGGGGTCGTCTACCTGTTGGTCAGCAGTCTCACGGGCGTCGACGAGGTGGTCGAACTGGCCGACGACGAGGGGTTCTCCGCGGTGGCGCTCCGCGACGAGTCGTTCCCGTTCGAGACACTGACCGTGCTGAAACTCCTGCGCTAG
- a CDS encoding mechanosensitive ion channel family protein, with the protein MRRPLDGILAAIDQLANFSQTEQIVATALILLTSVAAVWATRYVRPKLRRRFPRHVGDVVLLAGLAGGLLVTTVSLIVLWGQGKTAAQALDQITLTAGKGFAIILALVVLASAYVVTGFVKKAIDRFVEGHDTISQHQSEIVYRVSQLTVYVSAVSIILGLWDVDLSGLLVGAGFLGIVVGMAARQTLGALLAGFVLMFSRPFEIGDWVEIDDEEGIVTDISIVNTRIQTFAGEYVMIPNDIVSGEKIVNKSRKGRLRIEVEVGVDYEADVERAADLAEETMKELDEVLTVPTPKVVLKEFGDSAVTLALRCWIDKPSARRQWRARTAIIESVKATFDREGVKIPFPQRELTGRQESGGFRVAGETDLPEATADGGRAGSSQTDGGVTGQRADPSERNGGNEK; encoded by the coding sequence GTGAGGCGTCCTCTCGACGGCATCCTCGCGGCCATCGACCAGTTGGCGAACTTCAGCCAGACCGAGCAGATAGTGGCGACCGCGCTCATCCTCCTCACCAGCGTCGCCGCGGTCTGGGCGACGCGGTACGTCCGGCCGAAGCTCCGGCGGCGGTTCCCCAGACACGTCGGCGACGTGGTGTTGCTAGCGGGACTCGCCGGCGGTCTGCTCGTGACGACGGTCAGTCTCATCGTCCTCTGGGGACAGGGAAAGACCGCCGCCCAAGCGCTCGATCAGATTACCCTCACCGCCGGGAAGGGATTCGCGATCATCCTCGCGCTGGTCGTGCTGGCGAGCGCGTACGTCGTGACCGGGTTCGTCAAGAAGGCCATCGACCGGTTCGTCGAGGGCCACGACACCATCAGCCAGCACCAGAGCGAAATCGTCTACCGCGTCTCACAGCTCACGGTGTACGTCTCGGCCGTGTCCATCATCCTCGGTCTCTGGGACGTGGACCTCAGCGGCCTGCTGGTCGGGGCGGGCTTCCTCGGTATCGTGGTCGGGATGGCCGCGCGCCAGACGCTCGGTGCCCTGCTGGCGGGGTTCGTGCTGATGTTCTCGCGGCCCTTCGAGATCGGCGACTGGGTGGAGATAGACGACGAGGAGGGCATCGTGACCGACATCTCCATCGTCAACACGCGCATCCAGACGTTCGCGGGCGAGTACGTGATGATTCCCAACGACATCGTGAGCGGCGAGAAGATAGTAAACAAGAGCCGAAAGGGGCGACTCCGAATCGAGGTCGAGGTCGGCGTCGACTACGAGGCCGACGTGGAGCGAGCGGCCGACCTCGCCGAGGAGACGATGAAGGAGTTAGACGAGGTGCTGACCGTGCCGACTCCGAAGGTCGTCCTCAAGGAGTTCGGCGACTCGGCGGTCACGCTCGCCCTTCGGTGCTGGATAGACAAGCCGAGCGCCCGCAGACAGTGGCGCGCTCGGACCGCGATAATCGAGTCGGTCAAGGCGACCTTCGACCGCGAGGGCGTCAAGATTCCGTTCCCCCAGCGCGAACTCACCGGCCGACAGGAGTCGGGCGGCTTTCGGGTTGCCGGAGAAACCGACCTGCCGGAGGCCACCGCGGACGGCGGCCGGGCCGGTAGCAGTCAGACGGACGGCGGCGTGACCGGCCAGCGGGCCGACCCGAGCGAGCGAAACGGGGGGAACGAGAAGTGA
- a CDS encoding 16S ribosomal RNA methyltransferase A: MTDARDAGDDLRNPDALLRRAGVRGNPDRDQHFLVDDRILDRLPDYAEEAGFDLSHVLEIGPGTGALTDRLLAVADEVTVIERDRNLAAFLREEFADEIAAGRLTVVTGDALEVELPDFTACISNLPYGVSSEITFRLLPRGKPTLLMFQKEFAERMAADVGTDDYGRLSVSAQHYADVEVVEPVPKEAFSPPPDVESAVVRTTPRDPDYEVDDEAFFLRFVKAVFTQRRKTLRNAIRNTGHISGLDDADAPVAAIADGMTGLDPDVLGKRAGKIPPETFAALATVAAEYGLDGGENG; encoded by the coding sequence ATGACCGACGCACGCGACGCGGGGGACGACCTCCGGAATCCCGACGCGCTGCTCAGGCGGGCGGGCGTCCGGGGGAACCCCGACAGGGACCAGCACTTCCTCGTGGACGACCGCATTCTCGACCGACTGCCGGACTACGCCGAGGAGGCGGGGTTCGACCTGTCGCACGTCCTCGAAATCGGGCCGGGGACCGGCGCGCTGACCGACCGACTGCTCGCGGTCGCCGACGAGGTGACGGTGATAGAGCGCGACCGGAACCTCGCGGCGTTCCTCCGGGAGGAGTTCGCCGACGAAATCGCGGCCGGTCGCCTGACGGTCGTGACGGGCGACGCGCTGGAAGTCGAACTCCCCGATTTCACGGCCTGTATCTCGAACCTCCCCTACGGCGTCTCCAGCGAAATCACCTTCCGACTCCTCCCGCGGGGCAAGCCGACGCTCCTGATGTTCCAGAAGGAGTTCGCCGAGCGCATGGCGGCCGACGTGGGCACCGACGACTACGGCCGTCTCTCGGTCTCTGCACAGCACTACGCCGACGTGGAAGTCGTCGAACCCGTGCCGAAGGAGGCGTTCTCGCCGCCGCCGGATGTCGAGAGCGCGGTCGTCCGGACCACGCCGCGGGACCCCGACTACGAAGTCGACGACGAGGCGTTCTTCCTCCGGTTCGTGAAGGCCGTGTTCACTCAGCGGCGCAAGACGCTCCGGAACGCCATCCGGAACACCGGCCACATCTCGGGGCTGGACGACGCCGACGCGCCGGTCGCGGCCATCGCCGACGGAATGACGGGCCTCGACCCCGACGTGCTCGGAAAGCGAGCGGGCAAGATTCCGCCGGAGACGTTCGCCGCGCTGGCGACGGTCGCGGCCGAGTACGGACTCGACGGGGGTGAGAACGGGTGA
- a CDS encoding DUF655 domain-containing protein — MSEQNDDEEQVPAVVLDYLPHGRADDDRPQYQKPALTYALGVEEFRLFEVTLEEDVSLTITDRFDADTGDELVANVREIEFEDLSGAAQSELEHAIRDVVETDEERFVNFYNDAQPITLRLHQLNLLPGIGKKLRNNILEERKGKPFQSFEDLEGRVSGLHNPKEVLVERILEEIREDDLKYRTFVRVEEQQE, encoded by the coding sequence ATGAGCGAACAGAACGACGACGAAGAGCAGGTGCCGGCGGTCGTTTTGGACTACCTCCCGCACGGCCGCGCCGACGACGACAGGCCACAGTACCAGAAACCCGCGCTGACCTACGCGCTCGGCGTCGAGGAGTTCCGGCTGTTCGAAGTGACGCTCGAAGAGGACGTGAGCCTCACCATCACCGACCGGTTCGACGCCGACACCGGCGACGAACTCGTGGCGAACGTGCGCGAAATCGAGTTCGAAGACCTCTCTGGGGCCGCCCAGTCGGAACTCGAACACGCCATCCGCGACGTGGTCGAGACCGACGAGGAGCGCTTCGTGAACTTCTACAACGACGCCCAACCCATCACCCTCCGTCTCCACCAACTGAATCTCCTCCCCGGCATCGGGAAGAAACTCCGGAACAACATCCTCGAAGAGCGCAAGGGCAAACCGTTCCAGAGCTTCGAGGACCTCGAAGGGCGGGTGTCGGGTCTTCACAATCCCAAGGAGGTGCTCGTCGAGCGCATCCTGGAGGAGATTCGGGAAGACGACCTGAAGTACCGGACGTTCGTGCGGGTCGAGGAACAACAGGAGTAG
- a CDS encoding RNA polymerase Rpb4 family protein, which translates to MTIFKEKVDEEYLTTAEAKELLSDVEEERALDEDREMRYELARAIEHVNRFATLDAEESRELVEALLELDKVDEPTAYKITDVLPQDRDELRAVYAQERYTLSGEELDDILNVVAKYV; encoded by the coding sequence ATGACGATATTCAAGGAGAAGGTCGACGAGGAGTACCTCACCACCGCGGAAGCCAAGGAACTCCTCTCGGACGTCGAGGAGGAGCGCGCGTTGGACGAGGACCGGGAGATGCGCTACGAACTGGCGCGTGCAATCGAACACGTCAACCGGTTCGCCACGCTCGACGCCGAGGAGTCCCGCGAACTCGTCGAGGCACTGCTCGAACTCGACAAGGTGGACGAGCCGACGGCGTACAAGATTACCGACGTGCTCCCGCAGGACCGCGACGAACTCCGCGCGGTGTACGCGCAGGAACGCTACACGCTCTCGGGCGAGGAACTCGACGACATCCTCAACGTCGTCGCGAAATACGTCTGA
- a CDS encoding 50S ribosomal protein L21e: protein MPSSNGPYHSTRDKLSNDPRERGTSPPQRAVQQYEEGQKVHLKIDPSVEDGRFHPRFDGLTGEIEGKQGEAYKVGVNDRGKDKTLIVTPAHLKAQE, encoded by the coding sequence ATGCCGAGTTCGAACGGACCCTACCACAGCACTCGTGACAAACTCTCGAACGACCCCCGAGAGCGCGGTACGTCCCCGCCTCAGCGCGCCGTCCAGCAGTACGAGGAGGGCCAGAAGGTCCACCTCAAAATCGACCCGAGCGTCGAGGACGGTCGCTTCCACCCGCGCTTCGACGGACTGACCGGCGAAATCGAAGGCAAGCAGGGCGAAGCCTACAAGGTCGGCGTCAACGACCGCGGCAAGGACAAGACCCTCATCGTCACCCCGGCGCACCTGAAAGCGCAGGAATAG
- a CDS encoding cystathionine gamma-synthase, producing the protein MTDDEEFRFETRSIHAGQEPDEETGALMTPIHANSTYEQDAPGEHRGYEYSRTGNPTRTDLEANVASLEGGEYGRAFSSGMGAINTVLNLLESGDHVVASEDVYGGTHRIFTQVYEQYDLEFDFVDMTDLDETAAAVRENTELVWVETPTNPLLNVVDIEGTADIAHDHDALCAVDNTFATPYLQRPLSLGADIVAHSLTKYMGGHSDVVGGALVTDDEELDERFGFYQNSVGATPGPHECFLVLRGTKTLPVRMDRHCENARALAEWLEGHDDVDRVYYPGLDSHPDHDLAASQMDDFGGMVSFEMDASLEETADVVSNTEVFTLAESLGGVESLIEQPATMTHAAIPAEEREAAGLRDGLIRASIGIENVEDLKADLQQAFEQSLE; encoded by the coding sequence ATGACCGACGACGAGGAGTTCAGATTCGAGACGCGGTCGATTCACGCCGGACAGGAACCCGACGAGGAGACCGGGGCGCTCATGACCCCGATTCACGCCAACTCCACGTACGAACAGGACGCGCCGGGCGAACACCGGGGCTACGAGTACTCCCGGACGGGCAACCCCACCCGGACCGACTTGGAGGCCAACGTCGCCAGCCTCGAAGGCGGCGAGTACGGCCGCGCCTTCTCCAGCGGGATGGGAGCCATCAACACGGTCCTCAACCTGCTCGAATCCGGCGACCACGTCGTCGCCAGCGAGGACGTGTACGGCGGCACCCACCGCATCTTCACGCAGGTCTACGAGCAGTACGACCTCGAGTTCGACTTCGTCGACATGACCGACCTCGACGAGACAGCGGCCGCCGTGCGCGAGAACACGGAACTCGTGTGGGTCGAGACGCCGACCAACCCGTTGCTCAACGTCGTGGACATCGAAGGCACCGCGGACATCGCCCACGACCACGACGCGCTCTGCGCGGTGGACAACACGTTCGCCACGCCCTATCTCCAGCGACCGCTCTCGCTCGGCGCGGACATCGTCGCCCACTCGCTGACCAAGTACATGGGCGGCCACTCCGACGTGGTGGGCGGCGCACTCGTCACCGACGACGAGGAACTCGACGAGCGGTTCGGCTTCTACCAGAACAGCGTCGGCGCGACGCCCGGTCCCCACGAGTGTTTCCTCGTCCTCCGCGGGACGAAGACGCTCCCGGTCCGGATGGACCGCCACTGCGAGAACGCCCGCGCGCTCGCCGAGTGGCTGGAGGGCCACGACGACGTGGACCGCGTCTACTACCCCGGCCTCGATTCGCACCCGGACCACGACCTGGCCGCGTCGCAGATGGACGACTTCGGCGGGATGGTCAGTTTCGAGATGGACGCCTCGCTCGAAGAGACCGCCGACGTGGTGTCGAACACCGAGGTCTTCACCCTCGCCGAGAGCCTCGGCGGCGTCGAGAGCCTCATCGAGCAACCCGCGACGATGACCCACGCCGCGATTCCCGCCGAGGAGCGCGAGGCCGCGGGCCTCCGCGACGGCCTGATTCGGGCGAGCATCGGCATCGAGAACGTCGAGGACCTGAAGGCCGACCTCCAGCAGGCGTTCGAGCAGTCGCTGGAGTGA
- a CDS encoding MBL fold metallo-hydrolase, with protein MTDSSAVHALPLSFERDGGELVIHPAAVETPRGLVLVDVGLPGAVEQLSVHLDDLGYGWDDVWAVLVTHHDGDHVGSLPDFLDRTDAAVFAAREETPYIDGRRDPVKGGDSVGVPVDVEIEDGVTFRTEAGPMRVVGTPGHSPGHVSLLLPDADLLVAGDALTAPEGDLSGPNEEFTPEMDEATESVRTLAEYDVDRTLCYHGGLVDEGTDSIARIWDELAE; from the coding sequence ATGACGGATAGCTCTGCGGTACACGCACTTCCGCTGTCGTTCGAGCGCGACGGGGGCGAGCTAGTCATCCACCCTGCCGCGGTCGAGACGCCGCGCGGCCTCGTCCTCGTGGACGTGGGGCTTCCCGGCGCAGTCGAGCAACTGTCGGTTCACCTCGACGACCTCGGGTACGGGTGGGACGACGTGTGGGCCGTCCTCGTCACGCACCACGACGGCGACCACGTCGGGTCACTCCCCGACTTTCTCGACCGGACCGACGCGGCGGTGTTCGCCGCGCGCGAGGAGACGCCCTACATCGACGGCCGGAGAGACCCGGTGAAGGGCGGCGACTCGGTCGGCGTCCCGGTGGACGTGGAAATCGAGGACGGCGTGACGTTCCGGACCGAGGCCGGACCGATGCGAGTCGTCGGGACGCCCGGCCACTCGCCGGGGCACGTCTCGCTGCTCCTCCCGGACGCCGACCTGCTCGTCGCGGGCGACGCGCTGACCGCTCCGGAGGGTGACCTCTCCGGACCGAACGAGGAGTTCACGCCGGAGATGGACGAGGCGACCGAGTCCGTCCGAACGCTCGCCGAGTACGACGTAGACCGGACCCTCTGCTACCACGGCGGACTCGTGGACGAGGGCACCGACTCCATCGCCCGTATCTGGGACGAACTCGCGGAGTGA
- a CDS encoding VOC family protein codes for MSNQRRSADDFEITADLPDSPMHTTGTDHITLIGSNTEDTIEFYRDILGMPLVLRQPNLDDPSQTHLFFDTGDGRIVTFFVNEDRDSDPRPQRTGLGAVHHLSFSIDPEEFVEIRETLNEEWRGCNEFDRGIFHSLYTQDHNGLVIELSTDKWAIPDDRRGEVLATAQRIREEDGADFAEERHIEQALDELGMDVEKYDLPDADTGSGV; via the coding sequence ATGTCGAATCAACGCCGTTCAGCGGACGACTTCGAGATAACTGCCGACCTCCCCGACAGTCCGATGCACACCACCGGAACCGACCACATCACGCTCATCGGGAGCAACACCGAGGACACCATCGAGTTCTACCGCGACATCCTCGGAATGCCGCTCGTCCTCCGGCAACCGAACCTCGACGACCCCTCCCAGACTCACCTCTTCTTCGACACGGGCGACGGTCGCATCGTCACGTTCTTCGTGAACGAGGACCGCGACTCGGACCCGCGGCCCCAGCGCACGGGCCTCGGCGCCGTCCACCACCTCTCCTTTAGCATCGACCCCGAGGAGTTCGTGGAGATTCGCGAGACGCTCAACGAGGAGTGGCGCGGGTGCAACGAGTTCGACCGCGGCATCTTCCACTCGCTGTACACGCAGGACCACAACGGACTGGTCATCGAACTCTCGACCGACAAGTGGGCGATTCCGGACGACCGACGGGGAGAAGTACTGGCGACTGCCCAGCGCATCCGCGAGGAGGACGGTGCCGACTTCGCCGAGGAACGCCACATCGAACAGGCGCTCGACGAACTCGGCATGGACGTCGAGAAGTACGACCTGCCGGACGCCGATACCGGGTCGGGCGTCTAA
- a CDS encoding elongation factor 1-beta: MGKVAAKIKVMPQSPEIDLDDLQERLEDSLPEGAKINGFERDEVAFGLVALLPTVIVPDDTGGTEAVEEGFSNVDGVESVEVENVGRI, translated from the coding sequence ATGGGAAAGGTAGCCGCTAAAATCAAGGTCATGCCGCAGAGCCCCGAAATCGACCTCGACGACCTCCAGGAGCGACTCGAAGACTCGCTCCCCGAGGGCGCCAAAATCAACGGCTTCGAGCGCGACGAGGTCGCGTTCGGACTGGTCGCGCTCCTGCCGACCGTCATCGTGCCGGACGACACGGGCGGGACGGAAGCCGTCGAAGAGGGCTTCTCGAACGTCGACGGCGTCGAGAGCGTCGAAGTCGAGAACGTCGGCCGGATATAA
- a CDS encoding HVO_2753 family zinc finger protein: MSQSKQKQARRCVSCGINISGTNAASFKCPDCGQQIYRCAKCRKQSNLYECPDCGFMGP, translated from the coding sequence ATGAGTCAATCCAAACAGAAGCAGGCGCGACGATGCGTCTCCTGCGGGATCAACATCTCCGGGACGAACGCGGCGTCGTTCAAGTGCCCCGACTGCGGGCAGCAGATCTACCGGTGCGCCAAGTGTCGCAAGCAGAGCAACCTCTACGAGTGCCCCGACTGCGGGTTCATGGGACCGTAA
- a CDS encoding FKBP-type peptidyl-prolyl cis-trans isomerase: MSEEQEAEVADDEEQAEVEDEANEGLQRGDFVRLDYTARTVEDDDIVDTTDPEVAEEEGLDQEEREFEPRTIVLGEGHIFESVEEDIIGKDIGHSGSTTIPAEEAFGEYDADEVRTVSANKIPEDDRYPGAHVDVDGQHGHVETIIGGRARVDFNHPLAGEDIEYDYEIVGEVDDRVEQAQGLISMYIDADLDMWIETDEVEEETVVEPDEDDEDAEPETETETVEKETLYIESTPQLAMNQQWMFQKQQIAQNVIDQLGLDRVIVQETIDGGGMGPMGGMMGGGMGGADLEEALEDADVDEDEIVEELEEVEGDEE; the protein is encoded by the coding sequence ATGAGTGAAGAACAAGAGGCCGAAGTGGCCGACGACGAAGAACAGGCGGAAGTCGAAGACGAGGCCAATGAGGGACTTCAGCGGGGCGACTTCGTTCGCCTCGACTACACCGCGCGCACCGTAGAGGACGACGACATCGTGGACACGACCGACCCAGAGGTCGCCGAGGAGGAGGGTCTCGACCAGGAGGAGCGCGAGTTCGAACCGCGCACCATCGTCCTCGGTGAGGGTCACATCTTCGAGAGCGTCGAAGAGGACATCATCGGCAAGGACATCGGTCACTCGGGCAGCACGACCATCCCCGCCGAGGAGGCGTTCGGCGAGTACGACGCCGACGAGGTCCGAACGGTCAGCGCGAACAAGATTCCGGAGGACGACCGGTACCCCGGCGCGCACGTCGACGTCGACGGCCAGCACGGTCACGTCGAGACCATCATCGGCGGCCGCGCTCGCGTGGACTTCAACCACCCGCTCGCGGGCGAGGACATCGAGTACGACTACGAAATCGTCGGCGAGGTCGACGACCGCGTCGAGCAGGCCCAGGGCCTCATCTCGATGTACATCGACGCCGACCTCGACATGTGGATCGAGACCGACGAGGTCGAAGAGGAGACGGTCGTCGAACCCGACGAGGACGACGAGGACGCCGAACCCGAGACGGAGACCGAGACCGTCGAGAAGGAGACGCTCTACATCGAGAGCACGCCCCAGTTGGCGATGAACCAGCAGTGGATGTTCCAGAAGCAGCAGATCGCCCAGAACGTCATCGACCAGTTGGGTCTGGACCGCGTCATCGTTCAGGAGACCATCGACGGCGGCGGCATGGGACCGATGGGCGGCATGATGGGCGGCGGCATGGGCGGCGCCGACCTCGAAGAGGCCCTCGAAGACGCCGACGTGGACGAAGACGAAATCGTCGAAGAACTCGAAGAAGTCGAAGGCGACGAAGAGTAA